The proteins below come from a single Nocardiopsis gilva YIM 90087 genomic window:
- a CDS encoding helix-turn-helix transcriptional regulator, which translates to MSEGTELGRFLRARRAQIRPQDVGLPAGTGIRRTPGLRREELATLAGVSVDYYTRLERGRENRPSPSVVTALGEALQLSGDALRRLHELAALAAGQAPTQPPAPERAVRESVRALLETLRPSPAYVVNRANDLLAANRPGLRLFHGITDWPPERRNITRYMFLHPMGRTLYRDWEEMAAHSAAHLRATAGADPDMPELAQLVGELVVKSPEFARLWERYDVQARGGGQKHFQHPEVGSMCLSFEVMAIFRTDGQRLVTYQAPPGTPDHDALLLLDMASPTEAELSEGADR; encoded by the coding sequence ATGAGCGAAGGTACGGAACTGGGCCGCTTCCTCCGCGCCCGCCGCGCACAGATCCGCCCGCAGGACGTGGGCCTGCCTGCGGGTACAGGCATCCGCCGCACTCCGGGACTGCGCCGCGAGGAGCTGGCGACGCTGGCCGGGGTCAGTGTCGACTACTACACGCGCCTTGAGCGCGGCCGCGAGAACCGGCCCTCGCCCTCCGTCGTCACCGCGCTCGGCGAGGCGCTGCAGCTCTCCGGTGACGCGCTGCGGCGGCTGCACGAGCTGGCGGCGCTCGCAGCGGGCCAGGCGCCGACGCAGCCCCCGGCCCCGGAACGCGCCGTACGGGAGTCGGTCCGCGCCCTGCTGGAGACGCTGCGGCCCTCACCGGCCTACGTCGTCAACCGCGCCAATGACCTGCTGGCCGCCAACCGGCCCGGCCTGCGCCTCTTCCACGGCATCACGGACTGGCCGCCGGAGCGTCGCAACATCACCCGATACATGTTCCTGCACCCCATGGGCCGCACGCTGTACCGCGACTGGGAGGAGATGGCAGCGCACAGCGCGGCCCACCTGCGTGCGACGGCGGGCGCCGACCCGGACATGCCGGAGCTGGCCCAGCTCGTCGGTGAACTCGTGGTGAAGAGCCCGGAGTTCGCCCGCCTGTGGGAGCGGTACGACGTTCAGGCGCGCGGCGGCGGCCAGAAGCACTTCCAGCACCCGGAGGTCGGCTCGATGTGCCTCAGCTTCGAGGTGATGGCGATCTTCCGCACCGACGGACAGCGCCTCGTCACCTACCAGGCACCGCCCGGCACCCCGGACCACGACGCGCTGCTGCTACTCGACATGGCCAGCCCCACAGAGGCAGAACTCTCCGAGGGGGCCGATCGGTAG
- a CDS encoding MFS transporter, which produces MSAARSGQAPAVEASSVTRGGSGSGRPGSPGAALVAAVLGFFVITLDVSGVNVALPAVREELGGSMSGIQWIADSYTLMFAALMLSAGAFSDRIGARRAYGWGLGVFTLASLACGAAPTLGTLMAARVVQGSAAAVMVPASLSLIRQGFPDPAARARGIALWTVGGAVAVAAGPVLGGLLTTEWSWRAVFFLNVPAGLAGFLVLLRAARSPRHAAAFDLPGQMTAVLALAALTFTVIEGGRDGFTGTVLAAAGVAVLSGAGFLAVEARRRTPMLPLGLFRQRGVTVPVIAGFALNAAFYGGVFVLSLFFQEERGQSALSAGLMFVPMAVITANFNYLSPRAVSRYGPRAVVVAGLLTGTLGCGGLLAVDTGTPSWVTVLLMIPLGIGGSLAMPALTSLMLESVAAERAGTAAALLNTSRQTGGALSIAVFGALLAADFIPGMRESLLLAACLLAANALGAAALLPRR; this is translated from the coding sequence ATGAGCGCGGCGCGATCCGGGCAAGCCCCGGCAGTCGAGGCAAGCTCGGTTACCCGAGGCGGGTCAGGGTCAGGGCGGCCAGGCTCTCCCGGCGCTGCTCTGGTCGCGGCCGTCCTCGGCTTCTTCGTGATCACCCTGGATGTCTCCGGCGTCAACGTGGCGCTGCCCGCCGTGCGGGAAGAACTCGGCGGCTCGATGTCCGGGATCCAGTGGATCGCCGACAGCTACACACTGATGTTCGCGGCGCTGATGCTCTCCGCCGGTGCCTTCTCGGACCGGATCGGCGCGCGGCGCGCGTACGGCTGGGGGCTCGGCGTCTTCACCCTGGCCTCGCTAGCCTGCGGGGCAGCGCCGACGCTCGGGACGCTGATGGCGGCGCGGGTGGTGCAGGGAAGCGCGGCAGCGGTGATGGTGCCCGCGTCGCTGTCGCTGATCCGGCAGGGGTTCCCCGATCCGGCCGCGCGGGCGCGTGGCATTGCCCTGTGGACGGTCGGCGGCGCGGTGGCCGTCGCTGCGGGACCCGTCCTGGGCGGGCTGCTCACCACGGAGTGGAGCTGGCGCGCCGTGTTCTTCCTGAACGTGCCCGCCGGGCTCGCCGGTTTCCTGGTCCTGCTGCGGGCGGCGCGCTCCCCGCGCCACGCTGCCGCTTTCGACCTGCCGGGACAGATGACGGCGGTACTGGCGCTGGCCGCACTGACCTTCACCGTGATCGAGGGCGGGCGCGACGGGTTCACCGGCACCGTCCTTGCCGCAGCCGGGGTCGCGGTGCTGTCCGGGGCCGGTTTCCTGGCCGTCGAGGCGCGGCGGCGCACGCCGATGCTGCCACTGGGGCTGTTTCGCCAGCGCGGCGTCACCGTGCCGGTCATCGCAGGCTTCGCCCTCAACGCCGCGTTCTACGGTGGGGTGTTCGTACTGAGCCTCTTCTTCCAGGAGGAGCGGGGGCAGTCGGCGCTGTCGGCCGGGCTGATGTTCGTGCCGATGGCGGTCATCACCGCCAACTTCAACTACCTCTCACCGAGGGCGGTTTCCCGCTACGGCCCGCGTGCGGTGGTCGTGGCAGGACTGCTGACCGGCACGCTGGGCTGCGGCGGGCTACTCGCCGTCGACACCGGCACGCCCTCGTGGGTGACCGTCCTGCTGATGATCCCACTGGGCATCGGCGGCTCCCTCGCCATGCCCGCGCTGACCTCCCTGATGCTCGAGAGCGTCGCCGCCGAGCGGGCCGGCACGGCAGCAGCGCTACTCAACACCAGCCGCCAGACGGGCGGAGCGCTCAGCATCGCAGTCTTCGGCGCGCTCCTCGCAGCGGACTTCATACCGGGGATGCGGGAGAGCCTGCTGCTCGCCGCATGCCTGCTGGCGGCCAATGCGCTGGGCGCTGCGGCGCTGCTACCGCGACGGTGA